GTTGTCAATCACAGCCTGATAGATTGTGCTGTCTGCTGTGTAGTCATCCGGAGCGGCGCTTTCCTTGATGTAGTAAGTACCCACGTAGATGTCCTTGAAGGTCACGTTGCCGTCTTCCCCGCTGGTCGCGGTGACTGCCTTGTCTGTGGCGTCTTTGACTGGTATTTTAGTCTCGGCATCCGTATACAGTCCGAAGACTGCGCCGGATAGCTTTGCCTTGGCGTTCAAATCATTTTCATCATTAGTACCATATTTGGTAAAGGTGATGTCACCCTGTTTCAGGGTATTGGCAAAGGACAGGCTCAGCTTGTCTTCCGACAAGGCCGCAAATCCTTTGACTGCGTCAATATTAGTGATGGTCACCTTACCGTCCTTGTCCACTGTGAATTTTACCGGCGTTTGCTGAAGCTGGTAGCCTTCCGGCGCGGTGGTTTCGGTCAAGGTGTACTCATGCTTTTCTGTGCCTGTGCTGGCAATGAGCAGAGCGGAGATGCCCAGCCTGTCTTTCTGTGTCAAATCAATGATGTATGTTTTGCTTCCGTCTGCCAGATCACCGGTCAGCTCAAATTTCGCGCCTTTAAGCGGTTTATTTTCATTGTTGGCGTCGGTTTTCTGTAAGCTCAGGGTGATGGGCTGGTCTTTAAAATTCAGTGTCAGGCCATCAATCGTTACTTCTGCCAGTGATTTATCTGTACCCGCTGCCACGCTGATGGTTCCAGCGGTGGACATGGTGATCTCTACCGGGCGGGTTTCCAGCTTGTAGCCATCCGCCGCACGGATTTCACTGAGTGTGTAGGTCTGTCCTGCTGTCAGCAGGCCTTTGAGACTGTAAGGCTGACTGTCTTCTGTCTTGATGGTTTTTACTGTTTCTCCATCCGCGAAAGCGCCGGTCAGGCTGAATTCCGCGCCGCCGCCAATGGCCTTGCCATCCGCGTCGGTCTTCTGGATGAAGATTTCACTCTGCGCGTTTTTCAGGACGATGGTTTCATTGTTATTATCAAGCGCCGCGTGAGTCGGGCTGTCTTTAAGGGCTATCTTGCCCGCGTCATCCACAATAAAGTTGATGGGTTCAGCCAGCTCATAGCCTTTGGGCGCGGTGGTTTCGGTCAGGGTGTAGGTTTCGCCGGCGATCAACTGTCCAGACAGCGTTTCTGTGAGATTTGCTGGTGTGTCTTCAATTTCAGTTATCGCTTTATCGGCAAAGGTTCCGGTCACTTTGAATACCGCACCTTCTAGTTTCTCGTTACTTTCGGCGTCAATTTTCTCAAGGCCGATTTCGATGGGCTGGTCTTTTACGGTGACGGTTGATTTGTTTGTTACACTTGCGTGATCTCCACCTTCTGTGACCGTGATAACGCCCGTGTTGTCCATCTTGATCTTAACTGGGGCGGCTTTTTCATAGCCAGCCGGGGCTTTGGTCTCGGTGAGGGTGTAGGTCTTGCCTGCGACAAGCTTTCCGGTGATGTTTGACCATGTGCTGGCAGACGTTGTATTATCTGGTGTTGCCCAGATAACCTTGTTATTGTCGCTGTCATCCGTCAGTTGGAAGGCTGCGCCATTGACAAATTTATCGCCAGTGGCGTCTGCCTTATTGAGGGTGAAGGTGCTCTGGGTGTTTCCGATGGTTGCGGCTTCTTCTACTGCGCCGTATTCCAGATGATCGGCTTTGATGTCAAATTCAAGCGGTTCGCTGCTGATGATATAGCCGTCCGGCGGGGTTGTTTCTACCAGTTTATAACTGCCCCAGGGCAGGCTGGTGATGATGAGCTTGCCTTCCTCATTTGTTTCTTCCGAAGCAGGATCTGGATTGTCCGCAGTGTATGTGTATGTGTTTCCTGTGACGCCATTCAAAACTGCTGTTTCATTTTTATCTTCTGCCACCTGATACAGGGTAAAGGCCGCGCCGTTGAGTTTTGTATTTTTGCTCGCGTCCACCTTGGTGATGGTCATGGAGCCAGGGAGGCGGTCGTTGGCGATGCCAATGCCGTCGGTGAAGCTTTCATCCGTTACACTTGTCCAGTTTGCTTTCTGATTGAGATCTACAGGCTTATTATAATTATCGTCAGTGATTTCAAAGGTGCCGACAAATTTTGTAGCGCTGTCATAACCTGTAGGCGTCACTGTTTCTTCCAGTTTGTACTGGCCTTTTTTGTCAAGCGACAAGGTTGCTGTGCCATCGGCGCCTGTTTTGATATCCGCATTCACTGTTTCGTCATAATTGCCATCATGGCTGCTTGAGCGTTTCAGGGTAAAGCTTACACCTGCAATACCTTTGACTTCCGTGGTGTCGTATTTTGTAAAAAGGATGTCGGTCTTGAACTTGTCGTTGGACATGTCAACCGATACAGGGTTGTTCTTTTCTGCCGTGTAATGATTTTCTGGTTTAATTTCAAATTCCACCAAGTTTTTTGCAGTGTCAAAATACAGGCTGTCGCTCGTCTGTTCTAAGAAGTAGTAATGGCCTGTCCAGAGACCTGCGCTTAACGCTTTCTCAGTTTCATCATTGGTAACACTGCTAAGCTTGGTGGTGTCAATGACGCCGTCAGCACCGGTTGTCAGGTTTTCGGCAATCAGCTTATCTGTTTCCGGATTGGGTGTAACCCCTGCACGTTTGTACAGTTTGAAGGGCACGCCGGATAATGTTTCCGTTGCACCTGTCACCGTTTTTGTCAGCTTGGCCTGACCGTAGACACGAATGTCAGTCATGGTGAGCTTGTTGTCTGTAAGCTGTGTTCCCTCGGCCTTATCGCCAGAATAAAGTTTATTGTCATTGGACAAAGTAAACTGAATGGGAGCAGCTACCTGATAGCCATCTGGCGCTGCGGTTTCCAAAAGCCAGTAGGTGCCGGCGGGAAGGCCGGTTACGGCGTAAGGCGTATCGCCGCTTATCCAGCTACTAAAGCCAGTATCTTCACTTGGCTCACCATTATTGTCTTTACAGATTTTCAGGCTTGCACCGGATAGTACTTTTGAATCACCTGTAACCACTTCATTGCTGAGTTTTTCTACGCTGAAGCTGGTTTGGTCATTGGTTAGATTTCCAGTAGCTGCGGTATCCCCGTTGCCTACTGTGATCTCTACACTCTTCCCGTTGTCTGGCAGTACATAGCCGTCCGGCTGTTTCACCTCTTTGATGGTGTAGGTGCCTGCCAGCAGTTTGTTGTATTTGATATATGGGATTGTAATGTCTTTTCCACCGACTTGGATGGTTTTATTTTCTGTAACCGAGCCGTCAAAAGTCAGATTGTTTGTTACTAACGTATCGTAGGTATCACCTGTATCTTGCTCCAGCTCTGCCACAAGGGTCTCACCATCGTAGACCGCGAAGACTGCGCCGCTCAGCGCTGCGCCACCTACGCCGGTCTTTGTCAACGCAATGGGCTGGCGTTTGGCGGTGTTGATGATGGGTTTCAGGTCGGTGGGTGCAGTTTCACCTGCGTCAGCTTTTGTGTAAATGACGTTATCATCGTTACTTCCCAGGGAAATCCAGGCGGTACCCAGGTGTCCGGTAGCGTCACCAATGGTGAAAGCATATTCCGTTGTATCGAGGGTATAATAGCTGCTCAGTTCACTGGCAACCGCTTTTTCCTTGATGATATAGTCACCATAAATTAATGATGTGCCGCATTCCGACTGATCAATTTTGCCGTCACTGTTTGTTGTCACTGTTTTGACAAAAACACTACTGTCACCCGCGTTTTTCTTATAAATATCAAATTGCGTGCCTGACAATACCCGGCCTTCGTCGTTCTTTTTCAGAAGGTTGACGTAGCCGTATCTTAAGGTGTTCCTGACTTCGCCGATGTTGTACGGGCTTGTTCCTGTGGTACCCCGAGCTTCGCCGTATACTTTTACATTCGTCACTGCGCCATCTTTGTCTACGCTGAATGTAACGGGTATATTTTTACTCGTGTCTGCCAGATTGGCCGTGTTGGATTCCACAAGCTGGTAATCGCCATAGACGAGACCAGCTATGGTCAGGATACCGTTAGCATCACTTGTCGCTGTGACGAAGTTTCCAGCGCCGTCTTTATAGTCTGTGTAGTCTGTACCGGATGGGTTTAAGACAAAGCTGGTATTGCTGTTTTCATCCGCTGTCCCTTTACGTTGGACGTTAAATTCAACACCATCTAAGGGGGCGCCGTTTTGATCCTGCTTGGTCAGCTTGATGCTGGCTTGGTTCAGGGTATTTTTAATGACATCAATCGTGTTCGTGTCATTGTCCGTATTATAGACAAAGGACTCGTTGGGACTTGTGCCGGTTACCGTCAAATTAGATTTGTCAACGGCAATATTCTTTACTTTTACGCCGTCTGCGCCGCCTACCTCGCGAAGTTCATAGTTGGCGTAGGGGATGTCGGTAAAAGTAACTTTACCATCTTGGTCTGAAGTCGCTTCAGCTACTTTAGCTGTGTCGTAACCATCGTTAATTTTACGCCACAATTCAAACTTAATGCCCTTCAGAATTCTGCCGTCTTTGTCTTTTTTGGTGAATTCGATGGGGCCGGTGATAGGGGTATTATAGATATTAACAGTGGCTGTCCCGTTGTTATCCACGGTGCTTTCCAAACTGCGTATTTCGCCTGTTTGATCTTTTATTCCCGCTGTACGATTTGCATCTGTTGTGCCTGTGCTTTCCGTTACCGTTACTTTGAGTTTATTTTCTCCTTGTGTCGGCTGCTCTACCTTCACGGTATACGTGGCAGGTGACGGCGCTTTATAGCCGGAATTGGCGGGTAAGGTTTCGGTCAGAGTGTATTCGCCGATATGCAGGCCTGTAAATTCGGCTGTACCGCCATTGGTTGTTATCGTCTGCTCATTAAATGTATTTCTCAGCGTTTGACTTGTTGATGTCAGCTTAAAGGCAATGCCGTCAAGCATATCACCTTTATCGTCGGTTTTATTGATCTGGAGGCTGGCGGTTAACGGGACGTTTGTGATGGTTGGAACATCAGTATTACCGTTATATTTAACTTTTCCTTCTGTATCAATGGTTACGGTGGTTATTGCTGTGCCTGTCCCTGGGGTATTGTAGCCGTTTGGCGCTTTGGTTTCATAGATTTTGTAGGTGCCGGCCAGGAGTTCTAAAGCTCCGCTATTGTTAGCCTTTAGATAATCAACCGGAGCAGCAAGACCAATGATTGTCTTTTTAGCGTTGATCTCTGTCGACGATGCGCCATTTTTTGTATTGGCTAATTTATATTCGCCAGCATTACCCGTTTGTTTCAGAGTTGCAACTAAAGTATTGCCGTCTCTCACCTCAAACTCTGCGCTGGAAAGCCCACTGGCGCCTGTGCCCACGCCGGTTTTCTTAATACTGACCGCTCCGCGGACGAGGTTGTTGAGATAAGTACTGCTGTCATTAGTTGTTCCACTATAGGCGACTGTGGGATCGCCTGTTTCAGCTTTACTGATCCACGCGGTGGTATTAGTTTCTGCTGCGTCCGCGCCGCCTGAACTGTTAATTTCAAACGCAACGGCTTTCCCGTCCACAGCGTGGCTGTCGGCGGTTTTCACTTCTTTAATCCAGTAGTCCCCATAGATCAGGGCTTTCTTGGTTTTGCCGTCCTTGTCGGTGTACAGACCGGCTGCTGCATCTTGACCTGTTGGCTGTGGCAATTGGCCGTTTTTATCTGTTTTAAGAGTCAGTAATGGCTTCGCGCCTGCCGCTGGCTCATTATTGTCTGTTTTTTCATAGATAGCGAACTCTGCGCCTGCTAACGCCTGGTCGGTTGTACTCGGTATTGTTTCATGGCTCTTTTTATTCAGATTGACGTAGCCGTATTTCAGATTGTTGGTGTAGGTGCCGAGATCGTAGCTGCCGCCGCTGTTTTGGGCATCTTTGTTATCAACGGCCACTTTACTGCCGCCGGTGGCGTTATCACGTTCAACCATGAATGTGATGACTACTTTTTTGTCAGAATCTTTAATATTTGTGACACTACCCGTATTTTCTGTCAGGGTGTAAGTCCCGCAGGACAGGTTGTCGATGCTGATCTGGCCGTTGGCGTCGGTTTGATAGTCTTTATATAACGCTGTTTGATTCTTATCTGCGGCATCATTGCCACTATTTGCCAGTGTAAACTTAACATCTTTCAGCGCGTTGCCGTTCTGGTCGGTTTTCCTGAATTTGACGTTTGTCCGCAGCAGGGTGTTTTTAACGGTGGGCAAGGTATTGTCTGTGGGGGTGATGTCTTTTCCCTGCATATTGTAGTAGGTGACACTACACGCATTATCTTTAGTTTTGTCAGGCTCTACCTTAACCTTCATGACCACGCCCTGAGTCATAGGATAGCCTCCTGGCATATTATCCTTCATTTCAACAATGTCATATTCGCCGGGGTCAACTTGATCAAAGGTGACGACGCCGTCTACACTACTAACCTTGGCGCTTTTAACCGCTTCTTTTTGTTTCAGCAGGCCGTCGGTGGTGCGCTTCAGGCTGAAGGATACGTCATTAAGGCCCTTATCATCATCGCCCAGCTTCTGGAACTGGATTTTTCCGGCTGGGGTGTCGGTATATTCGTAAGAATAGGTGTTGAGGATCGTGGTGAATTTATCATAATCAACGGATGTATCGTCACTTAACGTTGCATTTTCCGTTGTCATCCCGGCACTGAACAGGGCTGCAAGCCCTGATTTTTCAGTAAACATAAAGTAGTGTGTCTTACCTGTGTCGTCGATGCCGTAGCCTGCCGGGGCTTTTGTTTCTTCCAGCTTGTACAGCACACCGCGCTGCAGGTTCAAAAAGCTGCTGACGCCGGTGGCCAGGCCGGTGCGTGTTTTAGCATCACCGTCCTGTTCCCATTTGTTACTCGTCGTATTAAGCTTATATTTCGTCAGGGTAAATTCCGCATCCGCCAGGTTCAGGGGATGCTGGCCATTATTATTTTCGCTCACGCTCTTTTTGGCGGCCTTGATGTATGGGTTTGGCCAGGCAGAGCCGTAGTCGTCGATGAAATAGTCTTCCAGACCGTCTGCGCCGGAGTTTACTTCCTCGATGACTTTACTGTCATCATCGGTTTTCAGCTTTACAGTGTTAGAGACGTCGGCTGCCGCAGCGTCAGCGGTGATGTAGGTTTCAAAGGTGAAGACCAGGATTTTATTTTTAACCGTATCTTTGTCGGGCACTTTGTAGATAAAGCCCAGATCGTCGCATTCTGTAAAGTCATCCACGGCTGTCACGTCCTGGCCGTTTTTCCCAGCGTTCATATCTTGAACGCTGCTATACGCGGTTACCTTAACCGACTTCGTTGGGTTATGCTCATCTTCAATCAGCATCTGAAGCAGCTGATTGTCTTCAAACCGGTCATCTACCAGCTTACCGGTCATATCGACCAGCCCTTCATTGAGGGTGATGTTCCAGGTGATGGTGCCTTTATCTGGATCGAACGACCCATTTTTAGCCAGAGCGGTATTGCCGACAATGGCTGGCGCAGTGGCGGCGGCGTACTCACGAGTACCGTCATCTGTTATTTTATTGCTGTTGAGCTTACCAACATACCCGCTGAGCCGGACTTCATTCTTAATGCCCTCATCATCGATATTTTCACCATTTTTAGATAAAAGCATGTTCAGGAATGCTGTATCGCCGGACAATGTACCCGGAGCTGAAGTATACTTAAAAACGTAACGGGCAGTATCCTCAGCCTGATTCGCAAAAGTAAAGGTCATTTCATCTTTGGAGAGAGTGCCGTAAGATGTGCCCGTTTTTGTTTTGGACGCGTCGCTTTCTGTTATGGTAATACCGCTGGTATCGCCAAAGCTCCAAGTGCCGTCTAAACCCTTTGTCGCTTTGCCCTCGGTTTCTTTACCATCTTGATACGCATAGCGTGTGATCCCTGTCAACGCGCCGTGCATATTGGCGTCTGGCAGAATATCCAGAAGATTGCCGTTTGTGATGGGCAGATGGCGGGGATTGACTTCTACCTGCCAATGCAGGCTGGTCTGGCCGCCGTTTTGATCATAATAAGGCTCAACACATGCTTTCTTGACCATGGTATTTTCCACGGTTTTTTCTGCCGGAACCTCAACGTCACTACCTGACGTACCGTCCACGTTATATTTCGCGGTATTTTTAACTGCGAGGTTTGGACTGCTGACTGCCAGCTGGCTGGTGACATCGGTGGTGATGTAGAGATCATAGTATTGGTTCTTCGCAACTTTTCCGAAATGAAAAACGACACTGTCGCCTTTTATTTCGTAATAGGGTGCAGCTGGCGCAGGTGTCACGCCAGATTGTGCTTTTGGTACTTCCTTACCTTCCTGCTTTTTTACGCCGCCCTCATAATAATTATAGGTAGGCTTATATGTATCCAGGACTTCCTCGGTAAAACCGCTGTCCGCGATGCTTTCGGTGATGGTCAGGTCTGCTATTTCTTCTTGGTAATGGTTGATTTTGAAACGCCAGCCCTGGGTACGGCTGTCCCAGTTAATATCTCCGATGGCTTCCTTCTGTACTGGGCTGTAGGTTTTTCCGACTTCTTTTCCGATATCGATGTTAAAATCCAAGTCGGTGCCTGGGCCAGGGCCACCGTAGGTCAATCGTCTGAACAGAAATTTAACCTCGTTGCTGAGATCGGCATTCGCGTTGTTTTTTAACTGTGTTGTATAAAAGATTTTCACCTTAGCGTTGGTAAATTTTTCAAATGGGAAAATAAGGATATCTTCCCCGTCTTTCGTGTATAAAATGGCCTTTGTATTGTTATCGGAAAGCTGCTTGAGACGGTTGTTGAGCACCTGGTCCACATTGCGCAGGGCCTCGTTGGTCAGATCGGCGTAGGAATAGTTTTTCAAGACAGAATCATCCGTTACCTGCTTAATGTCCATTGTTTCTGTTGTTGTTATTCCGTCACGCGTGACTTCAAAGATCAGGCCGCAGTTGTCTCCGCTTGCAATATAATTATGTGCTGTATTATCGATTTTATCCACGATCCAGGCATCCACAAACTCGGAAAAATGGGTGTTAACGGTAATAATCCAATCAAAAAGATTCCCGTTCAGCTCGTTTTGTTTTCCCTCTTTTGTAAAAAAGCTGGTATTCATGGTGGTGTTAGTTTCACCAGATTCTTTCTGGAGTGCATTATCGCGGCCTCTCAGGCTGGCTTTATTC
The DNA window shown above is from Eubacterium limosum and carries:
- a CDS encoding SpaA isopeptide-forming pilin-related protein, giving the protein MREKSKKTVRRRLLSLLLVFCMTFQMISYSPGNVVRAEGEEEPVAASEGPSTIKAALFSGGVSANADKTTGSTDAAFKSAIMRFIAKDYAKEEPVSFAFDLRLEDSFLGDCWGQLKDQDLIDAEEKLETAQSASGDDAKKEAYAALNAFLKGNGGSAKVNSAIFSYNFGNQFKENGEVFGVTHEVTGTVAGLENMPIGSYVLTRDADTGEVKVTFTFEPYLCGMSNVKGGFNLELNLADSLFDNSDTAHVGWDGEKNELVIKGNLDKTETPARDNQITMTKMAVKADGSEISNTDDLYIDYKINIDVTGGEPINGLTLEDRLPKGLTVESVKLDGKALALAADGGSGDYTVTPDEATGLNVLHYTFPETPANVRKAEFAIRAALTNDYYAQYLNDNKINTTFANKASLRGRDNALQKESGETNTTMNTSFFTKEGKQNELNGNLFDWIITVNTHFSEFVDAWIVDKIDNTAHNYIASGDNCGLIFEVTRDGITTTETMDIKQVTDDSVLKNYSYADLTNEALRNVDQVLNNRLKQLSDNNTKAILYTKDGEDILIFPFEKFTNAKVKIFYTTQLKNNANADLSNEVKFLFRRLTYGGPGPGTDLDFNIDIGKEVGKTYSPVQKEAIGDINWDSRTQGWRFKINHYQEEIADLTITESIADSGFTEEVLDTYKPTYNYYEGGVKKQEGKEVPKAQSGVTPAPAAPYYEIKGDSVVFHFGKVAKNQYYDLYITTDVTSQLAVSSPNLAVKNTAKYNVDGTSGSDVEVPAEKTVENTMVKKACVEPYYDQNGGQTSLHWQVEVNPRHLPITNGNLLDILPDANMHGALTGITRYAYQDGKETEGKATKGLDGTWSFGDTSGITITESDASKTKTGTSYGTLSKDEMTFTFANQAEDTARYVFKYTSAPGTLSGDTAFLNMLLSKNGENIDDEGIKNEVRLSGYVGKLNSNKITDDGTREYAAATAPAIVGNTALAKNGSFDPDKGTITWNITLNEGLVDMTGKLVDDRFEDNQLLQMLIEDEHNPTKSVKVTAYSSVQDMNAGKNGQDVTAVDDFTECDDLGFIYKVPDKDTVKNKILVFTFETYITADAAAADVSNTVKLKTDDDSKVIEEVNSGADGLEDYFIDDYGSAWPNPYIKAAKKSVSENNNGQHPLNLADAEFTLTKYKLNTTSNKWEQDGDAKTRTGLATGVSSFLNLQRGVLYKLEETKAPAGYGIDDTGKTHYFMFTEKSGLAALFSAGMTTENATLSDDTSVDYDKFTTILNTYSYEYTDTPAGKIQFQKLGDDDKGLNDVSFSLKRTTDGLLKQKEAVKSAKVSSVDGVVTFDQVDPGEYDIVEMKDNMPGGYPMTQGVVMKVKVEPDKTKDNACSVTYYNMQGKDITPTDNTLPTVKNTLLRTNVKFRKTDQNGNALKDVKFTLANSGNDAADKNQTALYKDYQTDANGQISIDNLSCGTYTLTENTGSVTNIKDSDKKVVITFMVERDNATGGSKVAVDNKDAQNSGGSYDLGTYTNNLKYGYVNLNKKSHETIPSTTDQALAGAEFAIYEKTDNNEPAAGAKPLLTLKTDKNGQLPQPTGQDAAAGLYTDKDGKTKKALIYGDYWIKEVKTADSHAVDGKAVAFEINSSGGADAAETNTTAWISKAETGDPTVAYSGTTNDSSTYLNNLVRGAVSIKKTGVGTGASGLSSAEFEVRDGNTLVATLKQTGNAGEYKLANTKNGASSTEINAKKTIIGLAAPVDYLKANNSGALELLAGTYKIYETKAPNGYNTPGTGTAITTVTIDTEGKVKYNGNTDVPTITNVPLTASLQINKTDDKGDMLDGIAFKLTSTSQTLRNTFNEQTITTNGGTAEFTGLHIGEYTLTETLPANSGYKAPSPATYTVKVEQPTQGENKLKVTVTESTGTTDANRTAGIKDQTGEIRSLESTVDNNGTATVNIYNTPITGPIEFTKKDKDGRILKGIKFELWRKINDGYDTAKVAEATSDQDGKVTFTDIPYANYELREVGGADGVKVKNIAVDKSNLTVTGTSPNESFVYNTDNDTNTIDVIKNTLNQASIKLTKQDQNGAPLDGVEFNVQRKGTADENSNTSFVLNPSGTDYTDYKDGAGNFVTATSDANGILTIAGLVYGDYQLVESNTANLADTSKNIPVTFSVDKDGAVTNVKVYGEARGTTGTSPYNIGEVRNTLRYGYVNLLKKNDEGRVLSGTQFDIYKKNAGDSSVFVKTVTTNSDGKIDQSECGTSLIYGDYIIKEKAVASELSSYYTLDTTEYAFTIGDATGHLGTAWISLGSNDDNVIYTKADAGETAPTDLKPIINTAKRQPIALTKTGVGGAALSGAVFAVYDGETLVAELEQDTGDTYDTLVTNNLTFDGSVTENKTIQVGGKDITIPYIKYNKLLAGTYTIKEVKQPDGYVLPDNGKSVEITVGNGDTAATGNLTNDQTSFSVEKLSNEVVTGDSKVLSGASLKICKDNNGEPSEDTGFSSWISGDTPYAVTGLPAGTYWLLETAAPDGYQVAAPIQFTLSNDNKLYSGDKAEGTQLTDNKLTMTDIRVYGQAKLTKTVTGATETLSGVPFKLYKRAGVTPNPETDKLIAENLTTGADGVIDTTKLSSVTNDETEKALSAGLWTGHYYFLEQTSDSLYFDTAKNLVEFEIKPENHYTAEKNNPVSVDMSNDKFKTDILFTKYDTTEVKGIAGVSFTLKRSSSHDGNYDETVNADIKTGADGTATLSLDKKGQYKLEETVTPTGYDSATKFVGTFEITDDNYNKPVDLNQKANWTSVTDESFTDGIGIANDRLPGSMTITKVDASKNTKLNGAAFTLYQVAEDKNETAVLNGVTGNTYTYTADNPDPASEETNEEGKLIITSLPWGSYKLVETTPPDGYIISSEPLEFDIKADHLEYGAVEEAATIGNTQSTFTLNKADATGDKFVNGAAFQLTDDSDNNKVIWATPDNTTSASTWSNITGKLVAGKTYTLTETKAPAGYEKAAPVKIKMDNTGVITVTEGGDHASVTNKSTVTVKDQPIEIGLEKIDAESNEKLEGAVFKVTGTFADKAITEIEDTPANLTETLSGQLIAGETYTLTETTAPKGYELAEPINFIVDDAGKIALKDSPTHAALDNNNETIVLKNAQSEIFIQKTDADGKAIGGGAEFSLTGAFADGETVKTIKTEDSQPYSLKGLLTAGQTYTLSEIRAADGYKLETRPVEITMSTAGTISVAAGTDKSLAEVTIDGLTLNFKDQPITLSLQKTDANNENKPLKGAKFELTGDLADGSKTYIIDLTQKDRLGISALLIASTGTEKHEYTLTETTAPEGYQLQQTPVKFTVDKDGKVTITNIDAVKGFAALSEDKLSLSFANTLKQGDITFTKYGTNDENDLNAKAKLSGAVFGLYTDAETKIPVKDATDKAVTATSGEDGNVTFKDIYVGTYYIKESAAPDDYTADSTIYQAVIDNKGNCDGLHTVAGIEVSNNALSEITNQAVRGKISIAKTDSFDGKAIEGIEFALTKKDKTGKDITVKTGKTDKDGKLVFSNLLMDTEYRIYETQTHSGYVLSTVAQNITLKTDETEKAVAFTNAPTELSFKKVDTTGAGLPDAEFTLYDGGAEVAKAVSDKDGMVTFLYLEKGKTYTLKETKRPGDDYLLSTTEFKAVVDKDGTCTLKNNDETVTEVVNTDAGVITLNKTGEDSKPLAGTTFELKNDAGEVIQTQITGADGKLVFADVPMGNYTVVETAAPDPYAVSEDVTKVTLSRGASQKVSVSRVNALSQVVFHKRGIITEGCAGDLQHAPLEGAVYGLYEDPECATEPAYTATSGNPADGCKVIFTGVARGTWYVKEITAPQHYMLDTTVYKAVVDSNGHFDGLANLDDTKVADNHVVDAAVTTDIVLKKVNEQKPDEVLPGSTYGLFKKAAKASPAQARSFSFFGTESAAETEDESEWQQIAEATTDQDGYLRFEGVLMGVEYSIRELKAPEGSHVSEKPVNIKFGVNEAGKPVIESIDLGLADPSDPNSPPTATVDPETGEIVWLEPSIVTEISKTDMNANLLAGARLRITVKDGSGAYVPLTQADGQPAEWVSGEQPETFVKLMKIGEDYRLEEIEAPSGYKLAAPVDFTVRTPEQGVGPGENLTEQVVLKNELTALSISKTTINSTDELPGAVLTVYKAAEDGSIARDEAGNEIVAQTITGESLRWTSGTEMKKIEGLPAGTYVLREITAPDGYEVAEEIAFTLMPDGTVMTGGKACEGNIVRMQDKPAAETGTPGVQDKPQTAAPNNPDVNSGAATGIAGSVSPAAFWGVLALLSVAALLVCSIVVWRRKRW